A stretch of Cytobacillus sp. IB215665 DNA encodes these proteins:
- a CDS encoding glycerophosphodiester phosphodiesterase, producing MSTLVYAHRGASKLAPENTMTAFITAEELGADGIELDVQLSKDNIPVIIHDETLNRTTNGVGYVKDYTAKELEELDAGSWFTPLHMGEKIPTLDNFLSWFSTTKMLLNLELKNSLIEYKGIEQIVCDMLKAYKVDDRTVISSFNHHSIKNVMKIDPQLDTAFLVSSRLQKAWESAKNAGTRSIHVKHNLLSKQFVDECRKENVTLRTYTVNRPLSIRLYYKWKVDGIITDVPNTAVKIRKKMSSSIKKRFLF from the coding sequence ATGTCTACCCTCGTATACGCCCATCGAGGAGCAAGTAAATTAGCTCCTGAAAACACGATGACTGCATTCATAACTGCAGAAGAGCTTGGTGCAGATGGGATTGAACTTGATGTTCAATTATCAAAAGATAATATCCCTGTGATTATTCACGATGAAACATTAAATAGGACGACAAACGGCGTTGGTTACGTAAAAGACTACACTGCAAAAGAATTGGAAGAGTTAGATGCGGGAAGCTGGTTTACGCCTTTGCATATGGGTGAAAAAATTCCAACTTTAGATAACTTTTTAAGCTGGTTTTCAACTACAAAAATGCTATTAAATCTGGAATTGAAAAATTCCCTCATCGAATATAAAGGCATTGAACAAATTGTTTGTGACATGTTAAAGGCATACAAAGTAGATGACCGAACAGTCATTTCTTCATTTAATCATCATAGTATTAAAAATGTTATGAAGATTGATCCTCAGCTAGATACAGCATTTTTAGTGTCCTCTAGATTACAAAAAGCATGGGAAAGTGCAAAAAATGCTGGCACAAGGAGTATTCATGTCAAGCATAACCTCTTAAGCAAGCAATTTGTTGACGAATGTCGTAAAGAAAATGTGACCCTTAGAACTTATACAGTCAATAGACCATTATCTATTCGTTTGTACTACAAATGGAAAGTTGATGGAATCATTACTGATGTTCCTAATACAGCTGTTAAAATTAGAAAAAAGATGTCCTCCTCCATTAAAAAGAGATTTCTTTTTTAA
- the namA gene encoding NADPH dehydrogenase NamA produces the protein MESALFSPHIIKSVTLKNRIVMSPMCMYSCFEEDGKVTNWHLTHYTSRAVGQVGLVMIEATAVKPEGRISANDLGIWDAAHVEGLKQLTNQLHMNGSHAAIQLAHAGRKSQVEGVIYGPSAIAFDHKSRVPIEMTKADIEDVIHAFALAARRAKEAGFDIIEIHSAHGYLLNEFLSPLTNKRTDEYGGNLEKRYRFLKEVIDAVKSEWSGPLFVRVSANDYDNQGNSIEDYVQIAQMMKAQGVDLIDCSSGAVIPTRFDVFPGYQVPYAETIKRNAHIQTGAVGLITTGIQAEEILKNGRADLIFIGRELLRNPYWPKTAAQELGVTVEGPGQYSRAW, from the coding sequence ATGGAGTCAGCTCTATTTTCTCCGCACATTATAAAAAGTGTTACTTTAAAAAATAGAATTGTAATGTCTCCAATGTGTATGTATTCATGTTTTGAGGAAGATGGGAAAGTAACAAATTGGCATCTTACTCATTATACTAGCCGAGCCGTTGGACAAGTGGGTTTAGTCATGATTGAAGCAACCGCAGTGAAACCAGAAGGTAGGATATCTGCAAATGATTTAGGTATTTGGGATGCTGCTCACGTTGAAGGTCTCAAACAACTTACAAATCAATTACATATGAATGGCTCACATGCAGCTATTCAACTTGCACATGCAGGAAGAAAGTCTCAAGTTGAAGGGGTAATTTATGGACCATCAGCCATTGCTTTTGATCATAAAAGTCGCGTGCCTATTGAAATGACTAAAGCCGACATTGAAGATGTAATTCACGCATTTGCTTTGGCAGCTCGCCGAGCTAAAGAGGCTGGATTTGATATTATTGAAATCCATTCTGCTCACGGCTATTTATTAAATGAGTTTCTCTCTCCACTAACTAATAAACGGACCGATGAGTATGGTGGAAATTTAGAAAAACGTTATCGTTTTTTGAAAGAAGTAATTGATGCTGTCAAATCAGAATGGTCTGGACCATTATTTGTAAGAGTTTCAGCTAATGATTATGATAATCAAGGAAATTCTATTGAAGATTATGTTCAAATTGCTCAGATGATGAAAGCACAAGGCGTTGATTTAATTGATTGTAGCTCAGGCGCTGTAATTCCAACTAGATTTGATGTATTTCCTGGCTATCAAGTCCCTTATGCAGAAACCATTAAACGAAACGCTCATATCCAAACAGGTGCAGTTGGCTTAATTACAACTGGCATACAAGCAGAAGAAATTCTTAAAAATGGCCGTGCAGATTTAATTTTCATCGGTCGTGAATTATTACGCAACCCATATTGGCCTAAAACAGCTGCTCAAGAATTAGGGGTAACAGTTGAAGGTCCTGGCCAGTACAGCCGTGCATGGTAA
- a CDS encoding (4Fe-4S)-binding protein: MSVEKKRYTGESIDVTFSKERCIHAAKCVRGLPKVFNLKKRPWINADGETVDKIVEVIERCPSGALEYIRKDGGKQETPANETTIEAPSIGPIYIKGNLSIKHKESTIKCTRATLCGCGSSKNSPFCDNSHVNEN; the protein is encoded by the coding sequence ATGAGTGTAGAAAAAAAGCGGTATACCGGGGAATCCATTGACGTTACATTTTCCAAAGAAAGATGTATTCATGCTGCGAAATGTGTTAGAGGACTACCCAAAGTTTTCAACCTAAAAAAAAGACCGTGGATTAATGCAGATGGCGAAACTGTAGATAAAATAGTTGAAGTAATCGAAAGGTGTCCAAGTGGTGCTTTAGAGTATATTAGGAAAGATGGAGGTAAACAAGAAACACCAGCTAATGAGACAACCATCGAAGCTCCTTCCATTGGTCCTATCTATATAAAAGGGAACCTCTCGATAAAACACAAAGAATCTACAATTAAATGTACACGTGCAACTCTTTGTGGATGTGGTTCTTCTAAAAATAGTCCATTCTGTGATAATAGCCATGTAAATGAAAATTAA
- a CDS encoding GNAT family N-acetyltransferase, which translates to MKNILRGVNRFYIENADQLIAEITFVNSGTERLIIDHTFVSNELRGEGIGEALVDKVVNLAREENKKIIPLCPFAKSQFDKKPDYRDVLAH; encoded by the coding sequence ATGAAAAATATATTAAGAGGAGTCAATCGATTTTATATCGAAAATGCAGATCAACTAATTGCAGAGATCACCTTTGTTAACTCAGGTACGGAGCGTTTAATAATTGACCATACTTTCGTATCAAACGAACTACGTGGTGAGGGAATTGGAGAAGCACTAGTAGATAAGGTAGTTAATCTAGCAAGAGAAGAAAACAAAAAAATTATCCCTTTATGTCCATTTGCTAAAAGCCAATTTGATAAGAAGCCAGATTATAGGGATGTTCTTGCACACTAA
- a CDS encoding low temperature requirement protein A: protein MEEKKVTWLELFYDLVFVAAISTATHVLIHVEEGVIHTEYFVKFIIMMIPIWWAWVGQTLFINRFGKDFVHQRLYMIVQMFFVLIMTSSLSVDFDTYYVPFMVGYIGLRGLTAIQYIIVQQYETIHHKKTAQFLGKFFWIGIIVSFSSIFFDSWIRYVIFYLGIFVDILVPIFGRKYLVKAPINIGHLLERFGLLTIILFGELIISTIVVLQPEKGDLESISYAVMSFIVIIAMWWQYFDNLDKKIDKSIKSAGQLIVYGHLIIFITLSMIAASINLIYLHDLNYLFMIGLLFFAVILYFFATTLVFHMYRYEHHRLKIYHLGLFLGLISIFFIIDIMFVVPRLILMTQIAIFFLVYAKVTTT from the coding sequence ATGGAAGAAAAAAAGGTAACGTGGCTTGAATTATTTTATGACTTAGTTTTTGTAGCGGCTATATCAACTGCAACACACGTGCTTATCCATGTAGAAGAAGGTGTTATACACACAGAATATTTTGTTAAATTTATTATTATGATGATACCCATTTGGTGGGCATGGGTAGGTCAAACTTTATTCATTAACCGTTTCGGGAAAGATTTTGTTCATCAACGGTTGTATATGATTGTACAAATGTTCTTTGTTCTAATTATGACTTCTAGCTTATCGGTTGATTTTGATACCTATTACGTGCCATTCATGGTTGGTTATATCGGTTTAAGAGGACTAACAGCTATCCAATATATAATAGTACAACAGTATGAAACAATACATCATAAAAAGACTGCACAGTTTTTAGGTAAGTTTTTTTGGATTGGAATTATCGTATCTTTTTCTTCTATTTTTTTCGATTCATGGATTAGATATGTCATATTTTATTTAGGTATATTTGTGGATATATTAGTTCCTATCTTCGGGAGAAAATATTTAGTTAAAGCACCTATTAACATCGGACATCTATTAGAACGCTTTGGGCTTTTGACAATTATCTTGTTCGGTGAATTGATTATTAGCACCATTGTCGTCCTACAGCCTGAAAAAGGGGATTTGGAGTCCATCTCTTATGCTGTTATGTCATTTATAGTTATTATAGCGATGTGGTGGCAATATTTTGATAACTTAGATAAAAAAATAGACAAATCGATAAAGTCTGCAGGTCAATTGATTGTATATGGACACCTTATTATATTCATTACATTAAGTATGATTGCTGCTTCTATCAATTTGATTTATTTGCATGATTTAAACTATTTGTTTATGATCGGATTATTATTCTTTGCTGTCATTCTTTACTTTTTTGCAACAACATTGGTTTTTCATATGTATAGGTATGAACACCACCGCTTAAAAATTTATCATTTAGGATTATTCCTAGGTTTAATTTCAATCTTTTTTATTATAGACATCATGTTTGTAGTACCAAGGCTCATTCTTATGACGCAAATAGCAATATTCTTTTTAGTGTATGCTAAAGTAACAACAACCTAA
- a CDS encoding NADPH-dependent FMN reductase: MDTQKTKILGFAGSLRKESYNRALLQEAIRLSPQQMEINTFDLSDIPMFNEDLEKNEDPSIVTKFKKTIQESDALLIVTPEYNGAVPGVLKNALDWASRGGKEAPLLKKPIAIMGGTPGRAGTAQAQAQLRQILTSTRSLVMVEPQVLISGVHSLFNEQGELVDERTSQYIERLVHSFENWIKNFK, encoded by the coding sequence ATGGACACACAAAAAACAAAAATTCTAGGATTTGCAGGTAGTTTACGAAAAGAATCATACAATCGTGCCCTTCTCCAAGAAGCAATCAGGCTTTCACCTCAACAAATGGAAATCAATACATTCGACTTGTCTGATATCCCTATGTTTAACGAAGACCTTGAAAAGAATGAAGACCCTTCGATTGTCACTAAATTTAAAAAAACTATTCAAGAGTCCGACGCCCTCCTGATTGTAACTCCAGAATATAACGGAGCCGTTCCTGGTGTATTAAAAAATGCTCTGGATTGGGCTTCTAGAGGTGGAAAAGAAGCTCCTTTATTAAAAAAACCAATAGCAATTATGGGAGGAACTCCGGGACGAGCAGGTACTGCACAGGCTCAGGCTCAACTAAGACAAATCTTAACTTCAACACGTTCGTTAGTTATGGTGGAACCGCAAGTATTAATATCTGGAGTACACAGCTTATTTAATGAACAAGGTGAATTAGTAGATGAAAGAACTAGTCAATATATAGAAAGGCTCGTTCATTCTTTTGAAAATTGGATAAAAAATTTTAAGTAA
- the rsgA gene encoding ribosome small subunit-dependent GTPase A, translating to MNLLTLGWNKQFEEAFLPYKNSEYSVGRVALEHKRMYRIFTEQGELLGEVSGKFRYNTLAREDFPAVGDWVVITTQQNEDRALIHAVLPRQSKFSRKSAGEVTEEQIVATNVNSIFLVAALNQDFNLRRLERYILLTWESGANPVIVLSKSDLCTDIEEKLARVEAIAFGVPIHVISAKEDTGIESLQQYLTDGQTVALLGSSGAGKSTLSNKLYGKDVQAVQQVREGDDRGRHTTTHRELIVLTTGGIIIDTPGMRELQLWDSEDSVAQSFQDIEALSEHCRFTNCKHQSEPGCAVLSAIDQGVLEQSRFLSFVKIKKELAYLERKADNKARIAERKKWKKISGDRTRFHRK from the coding sequence TTGAATTTATTAACTTTAGGATGGAATAAACAATTTGAAGAAGCATTTTTACCATACAAAAACTCAGAATACTCAGTAGGAAGAGTCGCATTAGAACATAAGCGGATGTACCGAATATTCACAGAGCAAGGAGAACTATTAGGAGAGGTTTCGGGAAAATTTCGTTACAATACTCTTGCTAGAGAAGATTTTCCTGCTGTTGGAGACTGGGTCGTAATTACAACACAACAAAATGAAGATAGAGCTTTAATTCATGCGGTGTTGCCAAGGCAAAGTAAGTTTTCAAGAAAAAGTGCAGGAGAAGTTACTGAAGAGCAAATAGTTGCAACAAATGTAAACTCAATCTTTTTAGTAGCTGCGTTGAATCAAGATTTCAACTTAAGAAGGTTAGAAAGGTATATTTTGCTCACATGGGAAAGTGGCGCTAATCCCGTCATCGTTTTATCTAAAAGTGATTTATGTACGGACATTGAAGAAAAATTAGCAAGAGTAGAAGCTATAGCATTTGGCGTTCCGATCCATGTCATTAGCGCTAAAGAGGATACAGGGATTGAAAGCTTGCAACAATATTTAACAGACGGTCAAACAGTTGCGTTGCTAGGCTCCTCAGGTGCTGGAAAATCTACGCTATCTAATAAACTATACGGCAAAGATGTTCAAGCTGTTCAACAAGTGCGTGAGGGCGATGATCGAGGGAGGCATACGACAACACACCGAGAACTAATCGTGCTCACAACAGGAGGTATTATTATAGATACCCCAGGTATGAGAGAGTTGCAATTATGGGATTCAGAGGATAGTGTGGCACAAAGCTTTCAAGACATAGAAGCACTATCAGAGCATTGTAGGTTTACAAATTGTAAGCATCAGTCTGAACCTGGTTGTGCAGTGTTATCCGCGATTGATCAAGGTGTACTAGAGCAAAGTCGATTTCTCAGCTTTGTAAAAATAAAAAAAGAGCTTGCTTATCTAGAAAGAAAAGCAGATAACAAGGCTAGAATAGCTGAGCGGAAAAAGTGGAAAAAAATAAGTGGCGATAGAACAAGGTTTCATCGTAAGTAA